A single genomic interval of Pirellulales bacterium harbors:
- the trpE gene encoding anthranilate synthase component I, translating to MHYPDFDKFAKLAGNARLVPVYRRIMADCLTPVSAFHKLDKGPCACLFESVVGGEKVGRYSFLTADPFMQIEARGQRITIVTPQGTDVFESADPLAELKRRVDELRAERLPELPPFISGAVGYAGYDVVRYVEHLPNAPADDRHLPDLAFAFYDRMVVFDNINKTVVVVAMARLDGTDPATAYAAACRRVDEMVAELAAPGSDLPVADIDTSGDPQIPSTANFSQPDFERAVEKCVEYIRAGDIFQVVLSQRLELDIMADPFEIYRTLRVVNPSPFMFYLRTPSVTLVGSSPEVLVRVVDGRVTVRPLAGTRRRGRTEEEDKRLAEELLADEKERAEHVMLVDLGRNDVGRVARYRSVEVTDTMTIERYSHVMHITSNVTGQLVEGKDAFDALRACLPAGTVSGAPKVRAMQIIDELEPHRRGPYAGAVGYIDYSGNMDTCIALRTIVVQGRKAYVQVGAGIVADSQPAAEYQETLNKARGPLKAIELTERRLRERESSIS from the coding sequence GATTGCCTGACGCCGGTCTCCGCCTTTCACAAGCTGGATAAGGGACCTTGCGCTTGCTTGTTCGAAAGCGTGGTGGGCGGCGAGAAGGTCGGGCGATACAGCTTCCTTACCGCCGATCCGTTCATGCAGATCGAGGCCCGCGGGCAGCGGATCACGATCGTCACGCCGCAGGGGACCGATGTCTTCGAATCGGCCGACCCGCTGGCTGAATTGAAGCGGCGCGTCGATGAGCTGCGAGCGGAGCGGCTCCCTGAGTTGCCGCCGTTCATTAGCGGCGCGGTGGGATACGCGGGCTACGACGTGGTGCGCTACGTCGAGCATCTGCCGAACGCGCCTGCCGATGATCGCCACCTGCCCGATTTGGCGTTCGCCTTCTACGATCGGATGGTGGTATTCGACAATATCAATAAGACGGTCGTCGTGGTGGCAATGGCCCGTCTCGACGGGACCGATCCGGCCACTGCTTATGCCGCCGCCTGCCGCCGCGTGGACGAGATGGTCGCGGAGTTGGCGGCGCCCGGCTCCGATTTGCCCGTGGCCGACATCGACACTTCCGGCGATCCACAAATCCCGAGCACGGCCAATTTCAGTCAGCCCGATTTCGAGCGGGCGGTCGAAAAATGTGTTGAATACATTCGGGCTGGCGATATTTTCCAGGTCGTGCTCAGCCAGCGGCTGGAGCTGGACATCATGGCCGATCCGTTTGAGATTTACCGCACGCTGCGGGTCGTGAATCCCAGCCCGTTCATGTTCTACCTGCGCACGCCGAGCGTCACGCTGGTGGGCAGCTCGCCTGAGGTGCTGGTACGGGTCGTGGACGGCCGGGTGACAGTTCGCCCGCTGGCGGGCACGCGGCGCCGCGGCCGCACCGAGGAGGAAGACAAGCGGCTCGCCGAGGAGTTGCTGGCCGATGAAAAGGAGCGAGCCGAGCACGTGATGCTCGTCGATCTGGGGCGCAACGACGTGGGCCGCGTCGCCCGCTATCGCTCGGTCGAAGTGACCGACACGATGACGATCGAGCGCTATAGCCACGTCATGCACATCACCTCGAACGTCACCGGCCAATTGGTCGAGGGAAAGGACGCTTTCGACGCCTTGCGAGCCTGCCTCCCGGCGGGCACTGTCTCGGGCGCTCCGAAAGTTCGCGCCATGCAGATCATCGACGAACTGGAGCCGCATCGCCGCGGGCCCTATGCCGGGGCGGTCGGCTACATCGACTACAGCGGCAACATGGACACCTGCATCGCCCTGCGAACGATCGTCGTGCAAGGGCGCAAGGCTTACGTGCAAGTCGGGGCCGGGATCGTCGCCGACAGCCAGCCGGCCGCCGAATATCAAGAGACCTTGAACAAAGCCCGCGGTCCGCTCAAGGCGATCGAACTCACGGAACGGCGGTTGCGCGAGCGAGAATCGAGCATCAGTTAA